In Agrococcus jenensis, the genomic window TCGACGCCGAGCGCCCCGTCGCAGCGGGCGGCGAGCTCGGCCGTGAGCGTCGCCGTGCCGCAGCCGACCTCGACGGCGAGCCGGTAGCGCTCGTCGGGCAGCGACGCGAGCACGAGGCTGCGCTTGCGCCGCTCGTACCAGGACGAGCGCGTCGACCACGGGTCGCCCTCCGACGCGTAGCGCTCGTCGAATGCGGTGCGCTCGGCGGCCGGAGCGAGCACCAGCCACTCGTCGCCCGCGAAGCGCTCGAGCATCGCCGAGGTGAGCACGACGCGGTCGGCCGGGTGCGACGAGAGCGGCGCCACCTGCGATCGATGCGCGGCGATCGCGCGCACCTTCGCGTCGCGAGCGTCGACATCCAGCGGCACGCGGCGCACCGGCATCCCGTCGAACAGCTCCGGCTCGCCCCAGAGCCAAGCCCAGATCGGCGACCACGCGCACGCGCGCCCCGCCTCGCGAGCGACGGCAGCGACGGCGTCGCCCACCGCCTCGTGATCGGGGTGACCGTCGCGCGACCAGGGCGCGAGCACGAGCGCGTCGTCCGGCAGCGCCGCGACGATCGACGCGACCGCGGCCACGAGCTCGCGTCGGTGGGCGTGCACGGCTCCGTCGGGGAGCCCCAGCCGGATCAGCCGCGCCCCCACGCCGGCGAGCGCCTCCTCCTGCTCGGCCCGGCGACGCTCGGCGAGCGCCGCCGGCTCGAGCGTCGGAGAGCCGGGGTGCGAGCCCTCGCCGTCGGTCGCGACGACCACCGTGACGGGAAGGCCTCGGCGAGCGGCAGCGTGCATCGAGCCGAAGGCGCCGAGCACCTCGTCGTCGGGATGCGCGGCCACGACGAGCAGCGCGCTCGGCGACCGCTCGAGCGTGGGCGCATCGCGCAGCGCGGCGCTGCGCAGCCACGCGTCGTGCGGCGTGCCGGCATCGTCGCCCTCGAAGCGCGGAGGACCGCTCGTCACCACGCGCTCCGTCCTCCGGCGGCCATCGCAGCGACCGCCTCGCCGAGCGAGGCCTGATCACGCTCCGCGTGGTGCTGCCGCACGTACAGCTGCAGGTCGGCGACGCGGCGGGCGTGCTCCGCCTCCAGCGCGAGCGGGGCGGGTCCGAGTGCCCGGCCGACGCGCGCGAGCACCTCGTCCACCGCGCGGGCGACGATCCCGCGCGTGCGCAGCGCGAGCGTTCCGGGGTCGACCGACGCGTCACCGGCGTCGATGCGCCGTGCGGCGTCGGCGAGCGCGAGCCGCGACGCCGTGAGCGCTTCGTCGACCGCACCCAGGTGCGCGAGCCGCAAGGGTGCATCCGCCGTCGCGCCGACGAGGCGCCGAGCGACCGCGACCGCGCCGCCGTGCCAGCAGGCCGCGACGCCGATGCCGCCCCAGGCGAAGCCGGGCCGCCGCAGGTACCAGCCGGACTCCCCGACGGGCTCCGCCGCGGCGCCGTCGAAGCGGACCGGACCGGACGGGATGCCGACCAGTCCTCGCGCGTGCCACGCCCCCGGCACGACCCGGACGCCGTCCTGCCGCAGGTCGACGTCGACGAGCACGCGCTCCTCGCCCTGCCACGCCGAGACGAGCGCGCGATCGAGGCGGTCGGCGAGCGAGCACCACGGCTTCTCGCCCGCAAGCCGCCCCTCGCGCAGCTCGAGCCGACTGCCGGGGCCTTCCGCCGCGAAGACACCGTACGCGCCGGGCCGAGGGGCGATACCGGCCTCGGACAGGATCGCAACCGCGTCGAGATGCGGCTCGATCGCGCGCGCGACCTCGAGGTCATGGGCGCCGAGCGTGGCGAGCGCCTCCAGCCGCTCCGCGGTCCGGCCGCTCGCGGGCAGCGGCACCGCGGCGGCGATCGCCGGCGCCATCGTGAGCGCATCGGCGACAGTGGCGGGCAGCGCACCGATGCTGCGAAGGAGCGCTCGGGCACCCTCACCGCGGTCGATGTCGACGTCGAGCGAGGGGGCAGCGGGCACCGCTCCATTGTTCATGCTCGTCCCCCACGCGGCCTGTGCTGACCGAAGGCGCCGGGCGAGGACGGCCGTTGACCCGCTTGCTCGGCAGTGCCACGGTGGACGCACGTGATGAGGCAGCGCGGTGAGCGCACATCGAAGGAGATGATCACCGTGAGCAGGTTCCGATCCTTGGCAGTCGTCGCGGTCGCCGGTTGCGCGGTCCTCGGCACGGCGGCACCGGCCTCCGCCGCCGTCGCGCGGAGCACCATCGTGATCCCGCTCGCGGGCGGCATCATCGACGAGGGCTGCACAGAGCCGCTCATGTACACCGGCGGCGAGGTGCGCTTCACCGAGCAGGAGGTGACGAGCGCCTCGGGCGGTGTCGTCACGCAGCTCCACATCCGCACCGTGCACGCCACCGCCGTGGGGCTCGAGACGGGCGTCGAGTACGTCGACCGGACGATCATCCATCAGGGCGTGCACGGCAACGGGACGTTCTTCGAGACCCAGTACGCCGACGGGTCCCACGGGGTGAACATCACGGCCCGCATCCGGCTGGCATCTCCAGGCACCGACGCGCCCGAGCTCGTGATCCGCGACGACTTCCACCTCCGACGGGTCGAGGGGCTCGACGTGGAGCCGCGCATGGTCGTCGAGCGGTCGTTCACCAGCTGCGAGTGAGCGGCCGGGCGAGCGACGTCCTCAGGCCGTCCCCCAAGGCCGCTGTGCTGTACTGAGCGGGTGAGCGATGCGCTCGAGCAGTTCTCCCCCGCGACCCGCGCGTGGTTCTCGGGCGCGTTCTCCGCCCCGACGGCCGCGCAGTCGCAGGCGTGGGCGGCGATCGCTCGCGGCGAGCACACCCTCGTCGTCGCCCCGACCGGGTCGGGCAAGACCCTCGCGGCGTTCCTCTGGG contains:
- a CDS encoding PIG-L family deacetylase → MTSGPPRFEGDDAGTPHDAWLRSAALRDAPTLERSPSALLVVAAHPDDEVLGAFGSMHAAARRGLPVTVVVATDGEGSHPGSPTLEPAALAERRRAEQEEALAGVGARLIRLGLPDGAVHAHRRELVAAVASIVAALPDDALVLAPWSRDGHPDHEAVGDAVAAVAREAGRACAWSPIWAWLWGEPELFDGMPVRRVPLDVDARDAKVRAIAAHRSQVAPLSSHPADRVVLTSAMLERFAGDEWLVLAPAAERTAFDERYASEGDPWSTRSSWYERRKRSLVLASLPDERYRLAVEVGCGTATLTAELAARCDGALGVDASVPALAEARRTLADAPNAWVEHRTAADGLPAADVDLVVLSELGSYIADADLLHVVEQARDRGAHLVLCHWRGESDDMRRSAEEVHALAAGIRGLRRVVEHRDDAFLLDVLVPE
- a CDS encoding acyl-CoA/acyl-ACP dehydrogenase encodes the protein MPAAPSLDVDIDRGEGARALLRSIGALPATVADALTMAPAIAAAVPLPASGRTAERLEALATLGAHDLEVARAIEPHLDAVAILSEAGIAPRPGAYGVFAAEGPGSRLELREGRLAGEKPWCSLADRLDRALVSAWQGEERVLVDVDLRQDGVRVVPGAWHARGLVGIPSGPVRFDGAAAEPVGESGWYLRRPGFAWGGIGVAACWHGGAVAVARRLVGATADAPLRLAHLGAVDEALTASRLALADAARRIDAGDASVDPGTLALRTRGIVARAVDEVLARVGRALGPAPLALEAEHARRVADLQLYVRQHHAERDQASLGEAVAAMAAGGRSAW